The Oncorhynchus nerka isolate Pitt River unplaced genomic scaffold, Oner_Uvic_2.0 unplaced_scaffold_3884, whole genome shotgun sequence genome has a segment encoding these proteins:
- the LOC135566640 gene encoding zinc finger protein 502-like, with amino-acid sequence MHTGEKPYQCGKSFNRKANLKAHERIHTGEKAYHCSQCGKCFNQRVNLKQHERIHTGEKPYHCSQCGKCFNQSGELKRQERIHTGEKPYHCSQCGKCFNRKANLKAHERIHTGEKPYHRSQCGKCFNQRVNLKQHERIHTGEKPYHCSQCGKCFNQSGELKRHERIHTGEKTYHCSQCGKCFNQSGALKLHERIHTGKKPYHCSQCGKSFNRKACLNQHERIHTGQKPYHSSQGAKLLPI; translated from the coding sequence atgcacacaggggagaagccttaccagtgtggaaagagtttcaaCCGGAAAGCAAACCTGAAAgctcatgagagaatacacacaggagagaaggcttaccactgctcccaatgtggaaagtgtttcaaccaaAGAGTAAACCTGAAAcagcatgagagaatacacacaggagagaagccttaccactgctcccaatgtggaaagtgtttcaaccagtCGGGGGAGCTGAAACGGCaggagagaatacacacaggggagaagccttaccactgctcccaatgtggaaagtgtttcaaccgGAAAGCAAACCTGAAAgctcatgagagaatacacacaggagagaagccttaccaccgctcccaatgtggaaagtgtttcaaccaaAGAGTAAacctgaaacaacatgagagaatacacacaggagagaagccttaccactgctcccaatgtggaaagtgtttcaaccagtCGGGGGAGCTGAAAcggcatgagagaatacacacaggagagaagacttaccactgctcccaatgtggaaagtgtttcaaccagtCGGGGGCGCTGAAactacatgagagaatacacacaggaaagaagccttaccactgctcccagtgtggaaagagtttcaaCCGGAAAGCATGCCTGAaccaacatgagagaatacacacagggcaGAAGCCTTACCACTCCTCCCAGGGTGCAAAGCTTTTGCCCATTTAG